The following are encoded in a window of Staphylococcus piscifermentans genomic DNA:
- the typA gene encoding translational GTPase TypA, which produces MTNLRNDVRNIAIIAHVDHGKTTLVDELLKQSGIFRENEHVDERAMDSNDLERERGITILAKNTAVDYKGTRINILDTPGHADFGGEVERIMKMVDGVVLVVDAYEGTMPQTRFVLKKALEQNLKPVVVVNKIDKPSARPEAVVDEVLDLFIELEANDEQLEFPVVYASAVNGTASLDPETQDDNMQSLYETILEEIPAPKDNRDEPLQFQVALLDYNDYLGRIGIGRVFRGTIKVGDQVSLLKLDGSVKNFRVTKLFGFFGLKREEIEEAHAGDLIAVSGMEDINVGETVTPHDHQEALPVLRIDEPTLEMTFRVNNSPFAGREGQYVTARQIQDRLDQQLETDVSLKVTPTDSPDAWTVAGRGELHLSILIENMRREGYELQVSKPQVILKEIDGKLCEPFERVQCEVPQENAGAVIESLGQRKGEMLDMVTTDNGLTRLIFMVPARGLIGYTTEFMSMTSGYGIINHTFEEFRPRVKGRIGGRRNGVLVSMDQGKASAYAIIGLEDRGTNFMEPGTEVYEGMIVGENNRDNDLTVNITKTKNQTNVRSATKDQTETMKRPRILTLEEALEFIDDDELLEVTPENIRLRKKILNKAQREKEAKRVKQMMQEDE; this is translated from the coding sequence ATGACAAATTTAAGAAATGACGTTCGTAATATTGCTATTATCGCTCACGTTGACCATGGTAAAACAACTTTGGTAGATGAATTATTAAAACAATCTGGTATTTTCCGTGAGAATGAACACGTTGACGAACGTGCAATGGATTCAAATGATTTAGAAAGAGAACGTGGTATTACAATTTTAGCAAAAAATACTGCGGTTGATTATAAAGGCACTAGAATTAATATCTTAGATACACCAGGACACGCTGACTTCGGTGGCGAAGTTGAACGTATTATGAAAATGGTAGACGGTGTTGTATTAGTTGTTGATGCCTACGAAGGTACAATGCCTCAAACACGTTTCGTGTTGAAAAAAGCCTTAGAACAAAACTTAAAACCTGTTGTGGTTGTAAATAAAATCGATAAACCTTCAGCGCGTCCTGAAGCGGTTGTAGACGAAGTATTAGACTTATTTATCGAATTAGAAGCAAACGATGAACAATTAGAATTCCCAGTTGTTTATGCTTCAGCGGTAAACGGTACAGCAAGCTTGGACCCTGAAACTCAAGATGACAACATGCAATCATTATATGAAACAATTCTTGAAGAAATTCCAGCACCAAAAGACAATAGAGACGAACCATTACAATTCCAAGTTGCATTATTAGACTACAATGACTACTTAGGACGTATCGGTATCGGTCGTGTATTCAGAGGAACAATTAAAGTCGGCGACCAAGTATCATTATTGAAACTTGACGGCAGCGTTAAAAACTTCCGTGTCACTAAATTATTCGGTTTCTTCGGATTGAAACGTGAAGAAATTGAAGAAGCACACGCAGGCGACTTAATTGCAGTATCTGGTATGGAAGATATCAACGTTGGTGAAACGGTTACACCGCACGACCACCAAGAAGCATTACCAGTATTGCGTATTGATGAACCAACATTAGAAATGACTTTCCGTGTTAACAACTCACCATTCGCTGGTCGTGAAGGTCAATATGTCACTGCACGTCAAATTCAAGATCGTTTAGATCAACAACTTGAAACAGACGTATCATTGAAGGTAACACCTACAGATTCACCAGATGCTTGGACAGTAGCTGGCCGTGGTGAATTGCATTTATCTATCTTAATCGAGAACATGCGTCGTGAAGGATATGAATTGCAAGTTTCTAAACCTCAAGTTATCTTAAAAGAAATCGATGGTAAATTATGCGAACCGTTTGAACGCGTACAATGTGAAGTGCCACAAGAAAATGCTGGTGCAGTTATTGAATCATTAGGTCAACGTAAAGGTGAAATGTTAGACATGGTCACAACTGACAATGGCTTAACACGTTTAATCTTTATGGTACCAGCACGTGGTTTAATCGGTTACACAACTGAATTCATGTCTATGACAAGCGGTTATGGTATTATCAACCATACTTTCGAAGAATTCCGTCCACGTGTTAAAGGGCGTATCGGCGGCCGTCGTAACGGTGTGCTAGTATCAATGGACCAAGGTAAAGCAAGTGCTTATGCTATTATCGGTCTCGAAGATCGCGGTACAAACTTTATGGAACCTGGTACTGAAGTATACGAAGGTATGATTGTTGGGGAAAACAACCGTGATAACGACTTAACAGTTAATATCACTAAAACTAAAAACCAAACCAACGTGCGTTCAGCAACAAAAGACCAAACTGAAACAATGAAACGCCCACGTATTTTGACTTTAGAAGAAGCGTTAGAATTTATTGATGATGACGAATTATTAGAAGTAACACCTGAAAATATTCGTTTGAGAAAGAAAATCTTAAATAAAGCACAACGTGAAAAAGAAGCAAAACGTGTAAAACAAATGATGCAAGAAGACGAATAA
- a CDS encoding DUF5325 family protein: MQKKKSHAIFWVYTVLAVLFLLLFSFSIGAKSLPFAIITFVIMVGIFGAGFATKKKYRENGWL; the protein is encoded by the coding sequence ATGCAGAAAAAAAAATCACATGCGATTTTTTGGGTATACACAGTTCTAGCAGTTCTGTTCCTTTTACTGTTCAGTTTCAGTATCGGAGCTAAGAGCTTACCATTCGCGATTATTACATTTGTAATCATGGTTGGTATCTTCGGCGCAGGATTTGCTACGAAAAAGAAATACCGAGAAAATGGCTGGCTATAA
- a CDS encoding DUF2197 domain-containing protein, producing the protein MKKVQCIICDTEVLIDENTLEAKQLKNNPMRTFMCGECKSRLDVPKQRNNFYQENNEFHFNE; encoded by the coding sequence TTGAAAAAAGTACAGTGTATCATCTGTGATACCGAAGTACTCATTGACGAAAATACTTTGGAGGCTAAACAGCTGAAAAATAATCCGATGCGCACGTTTATGTGCGGCGAATGCAAAAGCCGTTTAGATGTTCCAAAGCAACGTAATAATTTCTACCAAGAAAATAACGAATTTCATTTTAATGAATAG
- a CDS encoding YlaN family protein has protein sequence MAKTKSINNAAYDQLNKDADRILQLIKVQMDNLTLPQCPLYEEVLDTQMFGLQKEVDFAANLGLIDIEMGKEIMLRLEKELSKLHEAFTNV, from the coding sequence ATGGCTAAAACGAAGAGTATAAATAATGCGGCATATGACCAATTAAATAAAGATGCAGACCGCATCCTACAATTAATTAAAGTACAGATGGATAATCTTACATTGCCGCAATGTCCATTATACGAAGAAGTTTTAGATACACAAATGTTCGGATTGCAAAAGGAAGTAGACTTTGCAGCTAATTTAGGCCTTATTGATATTGAAATGGGCAAAGAAATTATGTTGCGTCTTGAAAAAGAATTGTCTAAACTTCATGAAGCATTCACAAATGTTTAA
- a CDS encoding DUF1054 domain-containing protein translates to MSKFTFTQQNFKVFEVPGLEGRMAAIESEIQPKLAALGDYFTDFLNTHTPDEFYAHIAKHARRTVNPPKDTWVAFSTNKRGYKMLPHFQIGLYEDQVFVMFGVMHEAKNKNHYIEVFDKHFDEIENLPEDYRICTDHVKMEKPLIKDLTTDELHEALHRAHQLKKGEFFIARTLSPKAPELKTDKAFKSYLEDTFEQLLKFYS, encoded by the coding sequence ATGTCTAAATTTACTTTTACTCAACAAAACTTTAAAGTCTTTGAAGTTCCAGGTTTAGAAGGACGTATGGCTGCCATTGAATCAGAAATTCAACCTAAACTCGCAGCCCTTGGTGATTACTTCACTGATTTCTTGAATACCCACACGCCTGATGAGTTCTATGCACATATTGCAAAACATGCTCGCCGTACAGTTAATCCGCCTAAAGATACCTGGGTGGCCTTTTCAACTAATAAACGCGGTTATAAAATGCTGCCTCACTTCCAAATCGGTCTCTACGAAGATCAAGTCTTTGTCATGTTCGGTGTCATGCATGAAGCTAAAAATAAAAATCACTACATTGAAGTCTTTGACAAGCACTTTGATGAGATTGAAAACTTGCCGGAGGATTACCGGATTTGTACGGACCACGTAAAAATGGAAAAACCATTGATTAAAGACCTTACTACTGATGAGTTGCATGAAGCATTACATCGCGCTCATCAATTGAAAAAAGGCGAATTTTTCATTGCACGTACATTATCCCCTAAAGCACCAGAACTTAAAACTGATAAAGCCTTTAAAAGTTATTTAGAAGATACTTTTGAGCAATTACTTAAGTTTTACTCATAA
- the ftsW gene encoding cell division peptidoglycan polymerase FtsW, translating into MNNLKAIFRHVAKYSKFIDYPLVITYITLCLIGLIMVYSASMVAATKGTLTGGIPVSGTYFYTRQLMYVIMSFIIVFFMAFFMNVKFLQQKKVQQGMMFIIFILLFATLLIGKDINGSKSWINLGFMNLQASELLKIAIILYLPYMINKKRPQVFTNSKLIRGPIIFILLCVGLVFLQKDVGQTMLILIIFFSILFYAGIWVKQVLKYGIGIFILGIVIFGGAALLGLLPPYLVARFSIVTNPFKYESGTGYHVANSLMAIGNGGLFGKGLGNSVLKLGYLPEPHTDFIFAVICEELGLVGGMLVLGLLFFIVYRAFRLASQTTSYFYKLVCVGIASYIGSQTFVNLGGISALIPLTGVPLPFISFGGSSMIALSIALGLLLITAKQIKLDKKRAKQQHVDIPRKY; encoded by the coding sequence ATGAATAATTTAAAAGCAATCTTTCGACATGTGGCAAAATACTCGAAATTTATCGATTATCCGCTTGTCATTACTTACATAACGCTTTGTTTAATCGGTTTAATTATGGTTTACAGTGCCAGTATGGTTGCTGCGACAAAAGGTACACTGACCGGCGGCATACCTGTATCAGGCACTTATTTTTACACAAGACAGTTAATGTATGTCATTATGAGCTTTATCATAGTCTTCTTTATGGCATTTTTCATGAACGTTAAATTCTTGCAGCAGAAAAAAGTACAACAAGGTATGATGTTCATTATCTTTATATTGTTATTTGCGACGCTCTTGATAGGGAAAGATATCAACGGGTCTAAAAGTTGGATCAACCTCGGCTTCATGAACCTGCAAGCTTCTGAATTATTAAAAATTGCTATTATTTTATATTTGCCTTATATGATTAATAAGAAGCGGCCTCAAGTATTTACGAATTCTAAGTTGATTAGAGGACCGATTATATTTATTCTCCTTTGTGTAGGATTAGTATTTTTACAAAAAGACGTTGGTCAAACGATGTTGATTTTAATCATCTTCTTTTCAATTTTGTTTTATGCAGGTATTTGGGTAAAACAAGTATTGAAATATGGCATAGGTATTTTTATTTTAGGCATCGTCATATTTGGTGGTGCTGCATTACTAGGCTTACTGCCTCCATACTTAGTAGCGCGTTTCAGTATTGTAACGAATCCTTTTAAATACGAATCTGGAACAGGTTACCACGTCGCGAACTCGCTTATGGCTATTGGTAACGGAGGATTATTCGGTAAAGGATTGGGCAACAGTGTGCTGAAACTAGGTTACTTACCTGAACCGCATACTGACTTTATCTTCGCAGTGATTTGTGAGGAATTAGGATTAGTCGGCGGAATGCTAGTACTAGGGCTATTGTTCTTTATTGTGTATCGTGCATTCCGGTTAGCATCTCAAACGACTTCCTATTTCTATAAGTTAGTTTGTGTCGGTATTGCGAGCTATATTGGAAGTCAAACGTTCGTCAACTTGGGTGGTATTTCAGCACTTATTCCTTTAACAGGTGTGCCATTACCGTTTATCAGTTTCGGGGGCTCTTCCATGATTGCATTAAGTATCGCTTTAGGACTGCTCTTAATTACGGCTAAACAAATTAAGTTGGATAAGAAACGAGCAAAGCAGCAACATGTTGATATACCAAGAAAATATTAA
- a CDS encoding inositol monophosphatase family protein, whose product MAVYDYAKGLVIEAGNNIRKMMQEEIDIETKSNPNDLVTNVDKATEDFIYNNIMENYPDAQVIGEEGHGKPMSELKPEGVVWVIDPIDGTLNFVHQQENFAISIGIYNDGKPYAGFVYDVMNDKLYHAKAGEGAFVNEHPLKPIAGSELKKSLIGINPNWLTKPQIGVIFKKVVDDARSARAYGSAALEIVNVARGKLAAYMTPRLQPWDFAGGLIILNEVGGVGSDLLGKPLELTQPHSVLVGNQAVHEEILNKHMLSEKETLEALHARYKQ is encoded by the coding sequence ATGGCAGTATATGATTACGCAAAAGGGCTCGTGATTGAAGCGGGCAATAATATACGAAAAATGATGCAAGAAGAAATAGATATTGAAACAAAATCTAATCCGAATGATTTAGTAACCAATGTTGATAAAGCAACGGAGGATTTTATTTACAATAATATCATGGAGAATTATCCAGATGCGCAGGTGATAGGGGAAGAAGGACATGGCAAGCCGATGTCTGAATTGAAACCTGAAGGAGTCGTATGGGTGATTGATCCGATTGATGGTACATTGAACTTTGTGCATCAGCAAGAAAATTTTGCCATTTCCATCGGTATTTATAACGACGGCAAACCTTATGCAGGATTTGTCTATGACGTGATGAACGACAAATTGTATCATGCTAAAGCCGGCGAGGGTGCATTTGTGAATGAACATCCGTTGAAACCGATTGCAGGCAGCGAATTGAAGAAAAGTTTAATTGGAATTAATCCAAACTGGTTAACAAAGCCGCAAATAGGTGTTATATTCAAAAAGGTAGTAGATGATGCGAGAAGCGCACGGGCTTACGGTTCAGCAGCTTTAGAAATCGTGAATGTCGCGCGAGGCAAACTCGCTGCATATATGACACCAAGATTACAGCCTTGGGATTTTGCAGGCGGTTTGATTATTTTAAATGAAGTAGGCGGCGTCGGTTCAGATTTATTAGGCAAACCCTTAGAACTGACACAACCTCATTCCGTTTTAGTAGGCAACCAAGCAGTGCATGAAGAGATTTTGAATAAGCATATGCTTTCTGAAAAAGAAACCTTAGAAGCACTGCACGCAAGATACAAACAATAA
- a CDS encoding pyruvate carboxylase, whose product MKKINKLMVANRGEIAIRIFRAATELNIKTVAIYSNEDKGSLHRNKADESYLVGEDLGPADSYLNIERIIQVAKNAGVDAIHPGYGFLSENETFARRCAEEGIIFVGPELKHLDMFGDKVKARATAIEAGLPVIPGTDGPIEDYHKAADFAKEAGYPLMIKATSGGGGKGMRIVNSEDELEEAFSRAKSEAEKSFGNSEVYIEKYINEPKHIEVQIMGDSEGHIVHLYERDCSVQRRHQKVVEVAPSVGLDEGLRERICEAALQLMNNVGYVNAGTVEFLVSGDDFYFIEVNPRVQVEHTITEMITGIDIVKTQILVADGESLFGEEIGMPRQEDIQTLGYAIQCRITTEDPENDFMPDTGHIIAYRSSGGFGVRLDAGDGFQGAEISPYYDSLLVKLSTYAMTFKQTIEKMDRSLREMRIRGVKTNIPFLINVIRNKQFQEGDYTTKFIEETPELFNIQATQDRGTKTLEYIGNVTINGFPNVEKRPKPDFERPHIKQIPQAEINQLRGTKQLLDEQGPKAVADWLLKQDDVLITDTTFRDAHQSLLATRVRTNDILAIASETAEILQDAFSLEMWGGATFDVAYNFLKENPWERLEKLRTAIPNVLFQMLLRASNAVGYKNYPDNVIKKFVKESAEAGIDVFRIFDSLNWLDQMKVANEAVQEAGKISEGTICYTGDILDPARSNIFTLEYYVNLAKELEREGFHILAIKDMAGLLKPKAAFELVGELKAAINLPIHLHTHDTSGNGILVYKQAADAGVDVIDTAVSSMSGLTSQPSANSLYYALNGFGRDARTNIEGLERLGQYWDTVRHYYSDFESDFKSPNTEIYQYEMPGGQYSNLNQQAKSLGLGNRFHEVKDMYRRVNFLFGDIVKVTPSSKVVGDMALYMVQNDLNEEDVIKDGYKLDFPESVVSFFKGEIGQPTSGFNKELQKVVLKGQEPLTERPGEYLQAIDFEALREELQAKQEKPVTDQDLISYAIYPKVYEQYINTKEQFGNISLLDTPTFFFGMNVGETVEVEIDKGKTLIITLEAITEPDDKGIRTIFFIMNGQTRQIKIQDENVKTDATVKPKADKSNPNHIGAQMPGTVSEVKVAVGDHVDAGQALLITEAMKMETTVQAPFAGTVKKVTVTDGEGIQTGDLLVELEKDE is encoded by the coding sequence TTGAAGAAGATTAATAAGTTAATGGTTGCTAACCGTGGTGAAATTGCGATTCGTATTTTCCGTGCGGCAACTGAGTTGAATATTAAAACGGTAGCGATTTATTCGAATGAGGACAAGGGTTCATTACATAGAAACAAGGCGGATGAATCTTATTTGGTCGGTGAAGATTTAGGGCCAGCAGATAGTTATTTGAATATTGAACGTATTATTCAAGTGGCGAAGAATGCTGGTGTGGATGCGATTCATCCTGGTTATGGTTTCTTAAGTGAAAATGAAACGTTTGCACGTCGTTGTGCGGAAGAAGGTATTATCTTTGTCGGACCTGAATTGAAGCATTTGGATATGTTCGGAGACAAGGTCAAGGCGCGTGCAACTGCGATTGAAGCGGGATTACCGGTAATTCCGGGTACAGATGGCCCTATCGAGGATTATCATAAGGCAGCGGACTTTGCGAAAGAGGCGGGTTATCCGTTGATGATTAAAGCCACAAGTGGCGGCGGCGGTAAAGGTATGCGTATTGTGAATAGTGAAGATGAGCTGGAAGAAGCATTTTCTCGTGCGAAATCTGAAGCTGAAAAGTCTTTCGGCAATAGTGAAGTGTATATTGAAAAATATATTAATGAGCCGAAGCATATTGAAGTGCAGATCATGGGTGATTCTGAAGGCCATATTGTCCACTTGTATGAACGTGATTGTTCGGTTCAACGTCGTCATCAAAAGGTAGTCGAAGTGGCACCATCTGTTGGATTGGACGAAGGCTTGCGCGAACGTATCTGCGAAGCGGCTTTACAATTGATGAATAATGTAGGTTATGTGAATGCCGGAACTGTTGAATTCTTGGTTTCTGGCGATGATTTCTATTTCATTGAAGTCAATCCACGTGTCCAAGTTGAACATACGATTACTGAAATGATTACAGGTATTGATATTGTGAAAACGCAAATTCTCGTCGCAGATGGTGAAAGTTTATTTGGCGAAGAAATCGGGATGCCTCGCCAAGAGGATATTCAAACATTGGGCTATGCAATTCAATGTCGTATTACTACAGAAGATCCGGAAAATGATTTCATGCCGGATACTGGTCACATCATTGCTTATCGTTCTAGTGGCGGTTTCGGTGTACGTTTGGATGCCGGAGACGGTTTCCAAGGAGCGGAAATCTCACCTTATTATGATTCGTTATTAGTGAAATTATCGACGTACGCGATGACTTTCAAACAAACGATTGAAAAGATGGATCGTTCATTGCGCGAAATGCGTATTCGTGGCGTGAAAACTAATATTCCATTCTTAATTAATGTGATTCGTAATAAACAATTCCAAGAAGGCGATTATACAACTAAATTTATCGAAGAAACACCTGAATTGTTTAATATTCAAGCGACACAAGACCGTGGAACTAAGACGCTAGAATATATCGGAAATGTTACGATAAACGGCTTCCCGAATGTAGAAAAACGTCCTAAACCGGATTTTGAACGTCCGCATATTAAACAAATTCCGCAAGCTGAAATTAACCAATTACGAGGTACGAAACAATTATTAGATGAACAAGGTCCGAAAGCGGTAGCGGATTGGTTGTTGAAGCAAGATGATGTGTTGATTACAGATACTACTTTCCGTGACGCACACCAATCATTGCTTGCGACGCGTGTGCGTACGAATGATATTCTAGCGATTGCTTCTGAAACGGCTGAAATTCTGCAGGATGCTTTCTCACTTGAAATGTGGGGCGGGGCAACGTTTGATGTTGCTTATAATTTCTTAAAAGAAAACCCTTGGGAAAGATTAGAAAAATTACGTACTGCGATTCCGAATGTATTGTTCCAAATGCTGCTGCGTGCTTCTAATGCAGTAGGTTATAAAAATTATCCGGATAATGTGATTAAGAAATTTGTGAAGGAAAGTGCTGAAGCAGGTATCGATGTCTTCCGTATTTTCGATTCATTGAACTGGTTGGATCAAATGAAAGTTGCGAATGAAGCGGTGCAAGAAGCGGGCAAAATTTCTGAAGGTACAATTTGTTATACAGGTGATATTTTAGATCCGGCACGCTCTAACATCTTTACATTGGAGTACTATGTCAACTTAGCAAAAGAACTGGAAAGAGAAGGTTTCCATATTTTAGCGATTAAAGACATGGCTGGTTTATTGAAACCGAAAGCAGCCTTTGAATTAGTCGGTGAATTGAAAGCGGCGATTAACTTGCCAATCCATTTGCATACGCATGATACAAGCGGTAATGGTATTTTAGTATATAAACAAGCTGCTGATGCAGGTGTAGATGTGATTGACACAGCGGTATCTTCTATGAGCGGATTAACAAGTCAGCCAAGTGCCAACTCTTTATACTATGCATTGAACGGTTTCGGCAGAGATGCGCGTACTAATATTGAAGGCTTAGAACGATTAGGCCAATACTGGGATACTGTCCGTCATTACTACAGCGACTTTGAAAGTGATTTCAAATCACCGAACACAGAAATCTATCAATATGAAATGCCTGGCGGTCAATATTCTAACTTGAACCAACAAGCGAAAAGCTTAGGACTGGGTAATCGTTTCCACGAAGTGAAAGATATGTATCGTCGTGTGAACTTCTTATTTGGTGATATTGTCAAAGTAACACCTTCATCTAAAGTTGTCGGCGACATGGCCTTATATATGGTACAAAATGATTTGAATGAAGAAGATGTCATTAAAGATGGTTACAAACTCGACTTCCCAGAATCAGTTGTTTCTTTCTTTAAAGGCGAAATCGGCCAACCGACAAGCGGCTTCAACAAAGAGTTGCAAAAAGTCGTTCTGAAAGGTCAAGAGCCATTAACTGAACGTCCTGGAGAATATTTACAAGCGATTGATTTCGAAGCCTTACGTGAAGAATTGCAAGCTAAACAAGAAAAACCTGTTACTGACCAAGATTTAATCAGTTATGCAATTTATCCGAAAGTATATGAACAATATATCAATACTAAAGAACAATTCGGTAATATCTCATTATTGGATACGCCAACTTTCTTCTTTGGTATGAATGTTGGAGAAACAGTAGAGGTTGAAATTGATAAAGGTAAAACTTTGATTATTACCTTAGAAGCGATTACTGAGCCGGATGATAAAGGTATCAGAACTATCTTCTTTATTATGAATGGTCAAACGCGTCAAATTAAAATTCAAGATGAAAATGTGAAAACGGATGCGACTGTCAAACCTAAAGCAGACAAATCTAACCCAAATCATATTGGAGCCCAAATGCCTGGTACGGTATCTGAAGTGAAAGTGGCTGTGGGTGATCATGTAGATGCGGGTCAAGCATTATTGATTACTGAAGCAATGAAGATGGAAACAACAGTACAAGCGCCATTTGCTGGAACAGTGAAAAAAGTGACGGTGACAGATGGTGAAGGTATTCAAACTGGAGATTTATTAGTAGAATTGGAAAAAGATGAATAA
- a CDS encoding Nramp family divalent metal transporter gives MSKKQVKYDTDSLNEVNNSVSFNSSSSIKQKFLSFLGPGLLVAVGYMDPGNWITSMQGGAKYGYILLFIILVSSLSAMLLQSMTVRLGIASGYDLAQVTKHYLNKPLGYIFWIIAELAIIATDVAEVIGSAIALDLLFGIPLIVGAIITVLDVFILLFIMKFGFRKIEAIVGTLIFTVLAIFIFEVYIASPDVTRILNGFIPSSKIITEHGALYIALGIVGATIMPHNLYLHSSIVQSRTYDRKDEDSKAQAIKFATIDSNIQLSIAFIINCLLLILGAALFYGGNSESLGGFYDLYHALKTQPLLGASLGGLMSTLFAVALLASGQNSTITGTLAGQIVMEGFINLKIPNWLNRLITRGIAIIPVIVCLIIFNGNEAMMEQLLVFSQVFLSIALPFSLIPLQLATNNSDLMGRFKNKLWINIVSWILIGVLSILNIHLIIQTFQEL, from the coding sequence TTGAGTAAAAAGCAGGTCAAATATGACACTGACAGTTTAAATGAAGTCAATAATTCTGTCAGTTTTAACTCCAGCAGCAGTATCAAACAGAAATTCTTGTCTTTCTTAGGACCTGGATTACTGGTCGCTGTTGGCTATATGGATCCAGGTAACTGGATTACATCTATGCAAGGCGGTGCGAAATACGGATATATTCTGCTGTTTATTATCCTTGTCTCCAGTTTGTCTGCCATGCTCTTACAAAGTATGACTGTCAGATTAGGAATCGCATCAGGCTATGATTTAGCACAAGTTACGAAACATTACTTGAACAAACCTTTAGGCTATATATTCTGGATTATAGCTGAACTCGCAATTATCGCAACCGATGTTGCCGAAGTAATCGGGAGCGCGATTGCACTTGACCTATTATTCGGAATTCCTTTAATCGTCGGGGCTATCATAACCGTGTTAGATGTATTTATCTTATTGTTCATTATGAAATTCGGTTTTAGAAAGATTGAAGCGATTGTTGGAACATTAATATTTACAGTCTTAGCTATCTTTATCTTTGAAGTCTATATTGCTTCTCCGGATGTAACACGTATCTTAAACGGCTTTATCCCTAGCAGCAAGATTATTACGGAACACGGTGCGCTATATATTGCTTTAGGTATCGTAGGCGCGACAATTATGCCGCATAACTTATACTTGCACTCTTCTATCGTGCAATCACGTACTTATGACCGTAAAGATGAAGATTCTAAAGCACAAGCTATTAAATTTGCAACAATTGACTCTAACATTCAATTGAGTATTGCATTCATTATTAACTGTTTATTGCTGATATTAGGAGCCGCTTTATTCTATGGCGGCAATTCAGAAAGTCTTGGCGGATTCTATGACTTATACCACGCCTTGAAGACACAACCGTTATTAGGCGCTTCTCTAGGCGGTTTGATGAGCACCTTATTTGCTGTAGCACTACTAGCATCAGGTCAAAACTCAACGATTACGGGTACCTTAGCTGGACAAATCGTGATGGAAGGCTTTATCAATTTAAAAATACCGAATTGGTTGAATCGTTTAATCACACGTGGGATTGCTATCATTCCTGTCATCGTCTGCCTCATTATCTTTAACGGTAACGAAGCGATGATGGAACAATTGCTGGTCTTCTCACAAGTATTTTTAAGTATTGCCTTGCCGTTCTCATTGATTCCTTTACAACTTGCTACTAACAACTCAGATTTAATGGGTCGTTTTAAAAACAAATTATGGATTAATATTGTTTCTTGGATTTTAATTGGTGTGCTCAGTATTTTGAACATCCATTTAATTATTCAAACTTTCCAAGAGCTTTAA